The following coding sequences are from one uncultured Bacteroides sp. window:
- a CDS encoding MFS transporter, whose product MKNKIQKISMLEKIGYSLGDGSANLVFQMMMMFQLMFYTDVFGIKASIAGGILLLARLFDAFIDPIVGIWSDRTNTRWGKYRPWILWTAIPFAVFFVLSFSTPDLGERGKIIYAGVTYTLLMAVYSFNNTPYSSLGGVMTSDIKERTSISSVRFVTATIATFVVQGLTLPLVAKFGNGNDSKGWFITILIFALVGVILMLITFISTRERITPPPAQKTPIVQDIKDIFSNTPWKAMFVLTLFLFTTLAMWGSSMSYYFNYVLDKHALFSFLQNLGLVEVEGGNWWHAVLQAFGLIAKTDLSNVFAVGFSFFNILGSIIQLIGVILLSSFLSGIYGKRNVFIVCLALTALFMGLFFLPAPTSIGTVFILNTLKSLAYAPTVPLLWAMMGDVADHSEWRNHRRATGFVFAGIVFALKAGLGVGGAICGVIIDHFGFVANQTQTPTAIDGIRLSSSIIPAITLAISFVALCFYPITKKLNENIQAELSIRRKETSNE is encoded by the coding sequence ATGAAAAATAAGATTCAAAAGATATCCATGCTCGAAAAGATAGGCTATAGTTTGGGCGACGGATCCGCCAATCTGGTCTTTCAGATGATGATGATGTTTCAGCTTATGTTCTACACCGATGTGTTCGGAATAAAAGCTAGCATTGCCGGAGGTATTCTGCTTTTAGCCAGACTCTTCGACGCCTTTATCGATCCGATCGTGGGTATATGGTCGGACAGAACAAACACCCGATGGGGTAAATACCGACCTTGGATATTATGGACTGCTATTCCGTTTGCAGTGTTCTTTGTGCTCTCTTTCAGCACCCCCGACCTTGGCGAACGAGGAAAGATTATCTATGCAGGCGTCACTTACACCCTGTTGATGGCCGTTTATTCATTCAACAACACCCCCTACTCCTCACTTGGAGGGGTAATGACAAGCGATATCAAAGAGCGTACAAGCATCTCTAGCGTTCGCTTCGTAACAGCCACTATCGCTACTTTTGTAGTGCAAGGACTCACCCTTCCACTCGTAGCAAAATTTGGTAATGGCAACGACAGCAAGGGATGGTTTATAACGATTCTCATATTCGCCCTCGTCGGAGTCATACTGATGTTGATTACTTTCATCTCTACACGAGAACGCATTACTCCGCCCCCGGCACAGAAAACACCCATCGTACAGGATATAAAGGACATCTTCTCCAATACCCCCTGGAAAGCCATGTTCGTGCTGACACTATTCCTATTCACAACATTGGCAATGTGGGGTAGCTCCATGTCCTACTACTTCAATTATGTGCTAGACAAACACGCACTGTTCTCTTTCCTGCAAAATCTCGGGCTTGTAGAAGTAGAAGGAGGAAATTGGTGGCATGCCGTATTACAAGCCTTCGGTCTGATAGCAAAAACAGATCTGAGCAATGTGTTCGCCGTAGGGTTCAGCTTCTTTAATATACTTGGAAGCATCATTCAGCTAATAGGTGTAATACTCCTATCTAGCTTTCTTTCCGGTATTTATGGCAAACGCAACGTATTTATCGTCTGCCTCGCCCTGACCGCCTTGTTCATGGGTTTATTCTTCCTGCCTGCTCCAACCAGTATAGGTACGGTATTTATACTAAACACATTAAAGAGCCTCGCTTATGCTCCCACCGTTCCATTACTTTGGGCGATGATGGGCGATGTAGCCGACCATTCAGAATGGCGTAACCATCGACGTGCCACGGGCTTTGTGTTTGCAGGTATCGTATTCGCGCTCAAAGCAGGTCTAGGAGTTGGAGGAGCCATCTGCGGAGTCATCATTGACCATTTCGGTTTCGTTGCCAATCAGACTCAAACTCCAACTGCCATTGACGGCATACGACTAAGTTCGAGCATCATTCCTGCCATAACGTTGGCAATAAGTTTCGTTGCGCTGTGCTTCTACCCCATCACGAAGAAACTGAACGAAAACATTCAGGCAGAATTGTCTATCAGGAGAAAAGAAACCTCTAATGAATAA